The following DNA comes from Rosa rugosa chromosome 5, drRosRugo1.1, whole genome shotgun sequence.
tcctttttttttttttggctttttaTGTAAAGTTGTAAAGGCTTACGTCAATCTATACTACGTCATCTTGAAGAAGCAAAGACAAAAGACAAAGACAAAGACAAAGGAACCCAAACGATATCAATTTGgtgtgatatttttttttggtccaaTCGAGGTTTGTGATATTTTAGTTTCATCTTATATTATGTTGATCATCTGGTACGTAAAAGCTTACGTCAATCTGTACTACGTCATACAGATTAGCGATCTTTCTAAAACTCTCTTCCTCTTTATGTAATTAAATGGATCGAGGTCGGCCTCTCACACAGTCCAACTGTCTCACGCAGTTGATCACGTAGCGGCATTTGTACATTTCCGAGCCTATATAAAGGAACCTGGCCATGTTAGAAGCTTAAACCAAACACAAATTGATCAACCAAAACGAAAATGGAGAATCCCAAACAGTACAGAGGTCATGTTGTGGTGCTTCCTTTTCCTAGCCAAGGCCACATCAACCCTCTCCTTCAGTTCGCAAAGCGCCTGGCCTCTAAAGGCGTCAAGGCCACTCTAGCCACCACCAGCTACACTGTCAGCTCCATTTGTGTCCCTAACGTTGGGGTTGAACCAATCTCCGATGGGTTCGACGAGTCTGGCTTTGCTCAAGCGGCGGATGAGGAGACATTTCTTCAGTCGTTCAAGGCCAACGGCTCGAGAACCCTATCTCAAGTCCTGAAGAAGTTCGAAGACTCTGAGTTCCCGGTGAATTGTGTTGTGTATGATTCATTTCTGCCTTGGGCTCTTGATGTGGCGAAGGAACATGGCATATTTGGAGCTTCTTTTTTCACCAATTCGGCTAGTGTGTGTAGCATTCTTCTTCACATTCACCATGGTCTAATTTCTCTGCCGTTTAAGCTCGAAGACATGCCCTTGGTGATTCCTGGCTTGCCTCCACTCGACATTGCTGATCTGCCTGGCATGCTTAAGAAGCCGGATAGTAACCCAGCTTACTTGAGGATGCAACTGAATCAGTATTCAAACTTGGACAAGGCTGATTGGATCTTTGGAAATACTTTCCAAGCACTAGAAAGCGAGGTatgaatatttttattttaatactTATATGTCCATTAAATGCCTGATATTTCTCACAAGAACATTACTCTTCTCATCTATACTATTAACATTGCATATGATAATTGTTGCTAGTACTAATTCGGGTTTCGATTTGTTCAATTTTGAAGGCTGCCAAAGGAGTAGCAAAGCTATGGCCAGCGAAGTTGATAGGCCCTATGATCCCTTCAGCTTATTTGGATGGTCAGATTAAAGGAGATAGAGGATATGGAGCAAGCCTATGGAAGCCTCTTGGTGAAGAATGCATCAAATGGCTAGAAGCAAAGGCACCTAAATCAGTGGTGTATGTCTCCTTTGGAAGCATGGTGTCCCTGACAGCAGAGCAGATGGAAGAGTTTGCGTTGGGCTTGAAAGAAAGTGGGGTGCACTTTCTGTGGGTGGTAAGAGCATCTGAACTGAGTAAATTGCCGAATGAAATCATTGATTCAGTAAAGGAAAAGGGTCTACTAGTGACTTGGTGTAACCAGCTGGAAGCTTTGGCACATGATGCAATTGGGTACTTTGTGACTCATTGTGGTTGGAATTCCATTCTCGAAGGGCTCAGCCTTGGGGTTCCAATGGTTGCAGTGCCAAAGTGGGCTGATCAAATGACCAATGCTAAGTTTGTGGAGGAGATTTGGGAGGTTGGAGTCAGAGCCAAGGAAGATGATGGGGGAATTGTGAGGAAAGAAGAGTTTGTTGGGTGTTTGAAGGAAGTtattgagggagagagaggcaAAGAGATCAAGAAGAATTCGAGTAAATGGAGGGAATTGGCCAAGAAGGAAATTAGTGAAGGGGGAAGCTCTGACAAGGGTATTAATGAATATGTAGAGCTTCTGGTGCCTGCTAATAAGAAAACAGAGGCCAAGGCTTTCCTGAACGGCAAGGAATAGTCAGTCAGAACATGTTATTGATTGATATGCCCAGTAATTATCTCACTCACAAATGCTAGCGATTAAAGCATAGGTCGTTTTACCATTTGTTTGCTGtcttgtgtgtgttttttttttttttaaatcaaataAGTTCATTCATACGAAGTGTTACTAGTGATATGAACAAATGTTTTTTTAGGCTGCCTTGTGTGTTTAGTTGGTGCCTATCTCATTATTGTTATTCGTCTTCAGTTGATTGTATTCTTACcttgcttctttctctctttcttttggtCCGGAATCTTACCTTGCTTCTTCAGACCCTCGGTTTCAATTGCTATGACCTTATTTAACTCACCAATGGCTTTAAGGATGTTAATTTCTTTAATGGAAAGAACTGATAATAATAGGGTTATTATGTGCTGAGggtttttcttaaaaaaatgaACATGTTCTATTGATTTGAGTCAAAATGATACATCAAGTTATAAACTCTAAATCGATGTAAAACAGTTGATTCTATAAAGATCATCAGTGCATGCCTCTTTATACATAAATTTTCTCACACAAACATCCTCTTCCACATCTAAATTATGCCTGTTCTTTTCTTCAGATCTGTAAACATATAAAATTGTATGAGTCACATGTTATAACTTCATAACCAATCTGCAGTTACACAAAATTAAACAGGATGCAACCTTTAGTCTACTGACCAAGCCAGTCTACGCTAGAGCCCTCTTTTCAGCAGCTGATGAGTCCGTGATTCTTTGCAAAGCCGCTACAagtataaaaataaaacaatcagGCCCCAATCTTAGCATCATCTATCGTTAACCATAATATAATCACTGAAAATGAAAGTCAACGAAAACTTAAATGCAAGTTTTATTTAACACCAGATCTTGACGTGTGAGTTAAATTACCCATGTAAATTTCAGAGCGTTTGATTTTCATCTTGAGTTTCTATTTCTGAGTTTTAGACAAGATTTTAACTTCACCTCTTTTCTTAATCTTATTTCGAAAGCTTCTTTTCCTGCTAAATGCCGTCTCCTGCAGTAACAAGAAAGCAAACTAGTCATTATCAAGCTGCAACTAAAATTCCATTGTCAACCAGAACACTATAAACACGAACATAAACATATGCTATCCATTAACTTAGATTAAAAACTAGAAGGCAGCAAAACTGTTGAATCACAACCAACACATCATCTATATAGTAAGTTTTCTAACTTACCACAGGCATATCAAGTTCCCCTGATCGACGAACTGCAGCAACCAGATCCCGGTTGGATTCATTATACATACTAGTTACAAGTCCATACTGACCAGCTCTAGCTGTGCGACCAACCCTGTGTATAAAATCTACAGCAGAAGTAGCAAAGTCTGCCTGTAACGTAAGCGATGCCAAGAGTTAGTTCCTATATGCTCTAATAAATCCCACCGAAGAATGAGTTGAATAATAAGATCAAGGCTTCAAAAAGATTGTCAGAAAGTATGCTGGAGAAAAGAATGTCAGAGACCACAtaatgaaagaagaagaaaaaataaaagatcaaTCATCGGGAGCTTTATCTATAGTCGCAAAATGAAGCCTTTGATCATCTGTGGTCTTCATTTCTAAACACATGAAAATAGAAAGCAACTATTCAACAAAAGAAGGCCCACCTGAATAACATGTGATACATTTGGAATGTCAATACCACGTGCAGCAGCATCAGTGCAAACAAGAATTCCACCTTTCTCTTGGAAATCAACCAATGTCTTTGCACGGTCTTCCAAGGAGCAGTCTTTATGGTAAAGGTAGCATTCAATCCCAGCActcatcaatatttttgccactGATTCCACGGCATCAACAGTATTTGCAAATACCATTGTGCGGCATTGACCAGAATCAAATTCCACTGATCTGGATTTAAATCCATGATTCACAGCCTTTATAAGTTCATCCACCTGAGTATCAAATGTCGTTTCAATCCACCTTTGCTTCAATCTGAAATAGAACAGAAGAGACAAATTATCAACGCTCACAAACACATAACCAAACAGATCAAAGTTAAAACATCTAATACCACAAAACTGACTCAAAGCAAAACCGAAGCAATGATATAAACTATCCTAACATATCAGTTGATGAGGAAGGAGGGCAAGGAAAAGTATTAAACAATAATTGGCAGCTGAAAAATGGTGCAGCACCTGGGATTGTGACAATGGAGGTAGTTTCCGTTAACCCAAATCGCATCTGGAAACATCTTTTTCAACACTTGCCCTGCAGTTCTTTTCCCATTTGCTGGAAGAGTGGCTGCAACAAAAATGTACTGTTTACTGCGCGTATAAATATTTCTCACTCTTCTCCAGTCTCTATATTTGACCTTCCCAGTCCCAGCCTCGTCAGGTAaatcatcaacatcatcttCAAAGTTTTCCTCATCTTCTGAG
Coding sequences within:
- the LOC133709827 gene encoding UDP-glycosyltransferase 74B1-like is translated as MENPKQYRGHVVVLPFPSQGHINPLLQFAKRLASKGVKATLATTSYTVSSICVPNVGVEPISDGFDESGFAQAADEETFLQSFKANGSRTLSQVLKKFEDSEFPVNCVVYDSFLPWALDVAKEHGIFGASFFTNSASVCSILLHIHHGLISLPFKLEDMPLVIPGLPPLDIADLPGMLKKPDSNPAYLRMQLNQYSNLDKADWIFGNTFQALESEAAKGVAKLWPAKLIGPMIPSAYLDGQIKGDRGYGASLWKPLGEECIKWLEAKAPKSVVYVSFGSMVSLTAEQMEEFALGLKESGVHFLWVVRASELSKLPNEIIDSVKEKGLLVTWCNQLEALAHDAIGYFVTHCGWNSILEGLSLGVPMVAVPKWADQMTNAKFVEEIWEVGVRAKEDDGGIVRKEEFVGCLKEVIEGERGKEIKKNSSKWRELAKKEISEGGSSDKGINEYVELLVPANKKTEAKAFLNGKE